Proteins from one Telopea speciosissima isolate NSW1024214 ecotype Mountain lineage chromosome 1, Tspe_v1, whole genome shotgun sequence genomic window:
- the LOC122662327 gene encoding ribulose-1,5 bisphosphate carboxylase/oxygenase large subunit N-methyltransferase, chloroplastic isoform X2, protein MWAVSRLTNLWIHGTFLFQFSRLHFRLKCVSSCSKAVPCLSEDCDEFLPWLERKAGVEISSLLSIGKSGHGRSLLASKFIRAGDCILKVPFSVITPDKILPEISWLLGDDVGYTARLAIFILVEKKMGQDSRWVPYISRLPRPGELHCTIFWSEDELDMVRKSAIYHETVNQQAQLEKEFLAIRPVLDHFPQIFEDVTLKDFMHAYALVGSRAWGSSKGLSLIPFADFLNHDGFSEAVLLSDEHKQISEVIADRDYAPGEEVLIRYGKFPNTTLLQDFGFTLPYNVHDQVQIWVGVPQHDPLRMMKLDLLRKHCAQTVTNTDGFDSFKTNFTIKEVRSASRKGKGIPQPLRAFARVLSTTSVEELEDLVSEAAQNDGRLARRPLQNESREIQAHQFLLSQISQLIQEYEVSIKSLNTDKPTSVGRLTIRAQMAQDLLAGELRVLKSASTWLKNYCATLSTAEDQS, encoded by the exons ATGTGGGCAGTGAGTCGGCTTACAAACCTCTGGATTCATGGTACCTTTCTCTTCCAGTTCTCACGTCTGCACTTCAGACTGAAATGCGTCTCCTCGTGTTCTAAG GCTGTGCCATGCCTAAGTGAAGATTGCGATGAGTTCTTGCCGTGGTTAGAGCGGAAGGCAGGGGTCGAAATTTCTTCACTTCTTTCGATTGGGAAATCTGGACATGGCAG GTCATTGTTAGCATCGAAGTTCATACGAGCTGGAGATTGCATACTGAAGGTTCCTTTTAGTGTG ATTACACCAGACAAAATCCTTCCCGAAATTAGCTGGTTATTAGGAGATGATGTTGGATATACTGCACGGCttgctatttttattttagtcgAGAAGAAAATGGGCCAG GACTCCAGATGGGTCCCCTATATAAGCCGTCTTCCTCGGCCCGGGGAGCTTCATTGCACT ATATTCTGGAGTGAAGATGAACTGGACATGGTTCGAAAAAGTGCAATATATCATGAAACTGTCAATCAACAAGCCCAacttgaaaaggaatttttggCAATTAGACCA GTTCTTGATCATTTCCCTCAGATTTTTGAAGATGTTACACTGAAGGatttcatgcatgcatatgcttTAG TTGGATCCCGTGCATGGGGAAGTTCTAAGGGTCTATCTCTG ATTCCATTTGCAGATTTTCTAAATCATGATGGGTTTTCAGAGGCAGTGTTGTTAAGTGACGAACATAAACAAATCTCTGAG GTTATTGCTGATAGGGATTATGCTCCTGGCGAAGAG GTTTTAATAAGGTATGGGAAGTTCCCAAACACCACACTCCTGCAGGACTTTGGATTTACACTTCCATACAACGTTCATGATCAG GTTCAGATTTGGGTTGGTGTACCTCAACATGATCCTCTACGTATGATGAAATTGGACCTTTTACGTAAACATTGTGCCCAGACGGTCACAAATACCGACGGTTTTGACTCGTTCAAGACTAATTTTACAATCAA GGAAGTAAGATCTGCCAGTAGAAAAGGGAAGGGGATTCCACAACCACTTCGTGCATTTGCTCGTGTTTTATCCACCACTTCTGTTGAAG AACTGGAGGATTTGGTTTCGGAAGCTGCACAAAATGATGGCCGTCTGGCTCGACGTCCTCTACAGAACGAGAGTAGGGAGATCCAAGCCCATCAGTTCCTGCTTTCGCAAATTTCACAATTGATTCAGGAATATGAAGTGTCTATCAAG TCACTGAATACTGACAAGCCTACCTCAGTTGGACGGCTCACTATCCGAGCACAAATGGCTCAAGATCTCCTTGCTGGGGAACTTCGTGTCCTAAAGTCAGCATCTACGTGGCTGAAGAATTACTGTGCAACCTTATCTACAGCAGAAGATCAATCATGA
- the LOC122662327 gene encoding ribulose-1,5 bisphosphate carboxylase/oxygenase large subunit N-methyltransferase, chloroplastic isoform X3, producing MWAVSRLTNLWIHGTFLFQFSRLHFRLKCVSSCSKAVPCLSEDCDEFLPWLERKAGVEISSLLSIGKSGHGRSLLASKFIRAGDCILKVPFSVQITPDKILPEISWLLGDDVGYTARLAIFILVEKKMGQDSRWVPYISRLPRPGELHCTIFWSEDELDMVRKSAIYHETVNQQAQLEKEFLAIRPVLDHFPQIFEDVTLKDFMHAYALVGSRAWGSSKGLSLIPFADFLNHDGFSEAVLLSDEHKQISEVLIRYGKFPNTTLLQDFGFTLPYNVHDQVQIWVGVPQHDPLRMMKLDLLRKHCAQTVTNTDGFDSFKTNFTIKEVRSASRKGKGIPQPLRAFARVLSTTSVEELEDLVSEAAQNDGRLARRPLQNESREIQAHQFLLSQISQLIQEYEVSIKSLNTDKPTSVGRLTIRAQMAQDLLAGELRVLKSASTWLKNYCATLSTAEDQS from the exons ATGTGGGCAGTGAGTCGGCTTACAAACCTCTGGATTCATGGTACCTTTCTCTTCCAGTTCTCACGTCTGCACTTCAGACTGAAATGCGTCTCCTCGTGTTCTAAG GCTGTGCCATGCCTAAGTGAAGATTGCGATGAGTTCTTGCCGTGGTTAGAGCGGAAGGCAGGGGTCGAAATTTCTTCACTTCTTTCGATTGGGAAATCTGGACATGGCAG GTCATTGTTAGCATCGAAGTTCATACGAGCTGGAGATTGCATACTGAAGGTTCCTTTTAGTGTG CAGATTACACCAGACAAAATCCTTCCCGAAATTAGCTGGTTATTAGGAGATGATGTTGGATATACTGCACGGCttgctatttttattttagtcgAGAAGAAAATGGGCCAG GACTCCAGATGGGTCCCCTATATAAGCCGTCTTCCTCGGCCCGGGGAGCTTCATTGCACT ATATTCTGGAGTGAAGATGAACTGGACATGGTTCGAAAAAGTGCAATATATCATGAAACTGTCAATCAACAAGCCCAacttgaaaaggaatttttggCAATTAGACCA GTTCTTGATCATTTCCCTCAGATTTTTGAAGATGTTACACTGAAGGatttcatgcatgcatatgcttTAG TTGGATCCCGTGCATGGGGAAGTTCTAAGGGTCTATCTCTG ATTCCATTTGCAGATTTTCTAAATCATGATGGGTTTTCAGAGGCAGTGTTGTTAAGTGACGAACATAAACAAATCTCTGAG GTTTTAATAAGGTATGGGAAGTTCCCAAACACCACACTCCTGCAGGACTTTGGATTTACACTTCCATACAACGTTCATGATCAG GTTCAGATTTGGGTTGGTGTACCTCAACATGATCCTCTACGTATGATGAAATTGGACCTTTTACGTAAACATTGTGCCCAGACGGTCACAAATACCGACGGTTTTGACTCGTTCAAGACTAATTTTACAATCAA GGAAGTAAGATCTGCCAGTAGAAAAGGGAAGGGGATTCCACAACCACTTCGTGCATTTGCTCGTGTTTTATCCACCACTTCTGTTGAAG AACTGGAGGATTTGGTTTCGGAAGCTGCACAAAATGATGGCCGTCTGGCTCGACGTCCTCTACAGAACGAGAGTAGGGAGATCCAAGCCCATCAGTTCCTGCTTTCGCAAATTTCACAATTGATTCAGGAATATGAAGTGTCTATCAAG TCACTGAATACTGACAAGCCTACCTCAGTTGGACGGCTCACTATCCGAGCACAAATGGCTCAAGATCTCCTTGCTGGGGAACTTCGTGTCCTAAAGTCAGCATCTACGTGGCTGAAGAATTACTGTGCAACCTTATCTACAGCAGAAGATCAATCATGA
- the LOC122662327 gene encoding ribulose-1,5 bisphosphate carboxylase/oxygenase large subunit N-methyltransferase, chloroplastic isoform X1: MWAVSRLTNLWIHGTFLFQFSRLHFRLKCVSSCSKAVPCLSEDCDEFLPWLERKAGVEISSLLSIGKSGHGRSLLASKFIRAGDCILKVPFSVQITPDKILPEISWLLGDDVGYTARLAIFILVEKKMGQDSRWVPYISRLPRPGELHCTIFWSEDELDMVRKSAIYHETVNQQAQLEKEFLAIRPVLDHFPQIFEDVTLKDFMHAYALVGSRAWGSSKGLSLIPFADFLNHDGFSEAVLLSDEHKQISEVIADRDYAPGEEVLIRYGKFPNTTLLQDFGFTLPYNVHDQVQIWVGVPQHDPLRMMKLDLLRKHCAQTVTNTDGFDSFKTNFTIKEVRSASRKGKGIPQPLRAFARVLSTTSVEELEDLVSEAAQNDGRLARRPLQNESREIQAHQFLLSQISQLIQEYEVSIKSLNTDKPTSVGRLTIRAQMAQDLLAGELRVLKSASTWLKNYCATLSTAEDQS, encoded by the exons ATGTGGGCAGTGAGTCGGCTTACAAACCTCTGGATTCATGGTACCTTTCTCTTCCAGTTCTCACGTCTGCACTTCAGACTGAAATGCGTCTCCTCGTGTTCTAAG GCTGTGCCATGCCTAAGTGAAGATTGCGATGAGTTCTTGCCGTGGTTAGAGCGGAAGGCAGGGGTCGAAATTTCTTCACTTCTTTCGATTGGGAAATCTGGACATGGCAG GTCATTGTTAGCATCGAAGTTCATACGAGCTGGAGATTGCATACTGAAGGTTCCTTTTAGTGTG CAGATTACACCAGACAAAATCCTTCCCGAAATTAGCTGGTTATTAGGAGATGATGTTGGATATACTGCACGGCttgctatttttattttagtcgAGAAGAAAATGGGCCAG GACTCCAGATGGGTCCCCTATATAAGCCGTCTTCCTCGGCCCGGGGAGCTTCATTGCACT ATATTCTGGAGTGAAGATGAACTGGACATGGTTCGAAAAAGTGCAATATATCATGAAACTGTCAATCAACAAGCCCAacttgaaaaggaatttttggCAATTAGACCA GTTCTTGATCATTTCCCTCAGATTTTTGAAGATGTTACACTGAAGGatttcatgcatgcatatgcttTAG TTGGATCCCGTGCATGGGGAAGTTCTAAGGGTCTATCTCTG ATTCCATTTGCAGATTTTCTAAATCATGATGGGTTTTCAGAGGCAGTGTTGTTAAGTGACGAACATAAACAAATCTCTGAG GTTATTGCTGATAGGGATTATGCTCCTGGCGAAGAG GTTTTAATAAGGTATGGGAAGTTCCCAAACACCACACTCCTGCAGGACTTTGGATTTACACTTCCATACAACGTTCATGATCAG GTTCAGATTTGGGTTGGTGTACCTCAACATGATCCTCTACGTATGATGAAATTGGACCTTTTACGTAAACATTGTGCCCAGACGGTCACAAATACCGACGGTTTTGACTCGTTCAAGACTAATTTTACAATCAA GGAAGTAAGATCTGCCAGTAGAAAAGGGAAGGGGATTCCACAACCACTTCGTGCATTTGCTCGTGTTTTATCCACCACTTCTGTTGAAG AACTGGAGGATTTGGTTTCGGAAGCTGCACAAAATGATGGCCGTCTGGCTCGACGTCCTCTACAGAACGAGAGTAGGGAGATCCAAGCCCATCAGTTCCTGCTTTCGCAAATTTCACAATTGATTCAGGAATATGAAGTGTCTATCAAG TCACTGAATACTGACAAGCCTACCTCAGTTGGACGGCTCACTATCCGAGCACAAATGGCTCAAGATCTCCTTGCTGGGGAACTTCGTGTCCTAAAGTCAGCATCTACGTGGCTGAAGAATTACTGTGCAACCTTATCTACAGCAGAAGATCAATCATGA